The Euphorbia lathyris chromosome 8, ddEupLath1.1, whole genome shotgun sequence genome has a window encoding:
- the LOC136203214 gene encoding uncharacterized protein: MAATASGSSRRTSSGPVVRPASSSSGFYLPRSSSSSTTFAYSSSSFASRSSTLFTGGQHHHQQLRSISPTRVSMYGTTPSASSVRFSLDRPTSPNRYISAVNSPRGQQVVRKSSTPKRTCMCSPTNHPGSFRCSLHKNCNNNKQSVSSPNTRLNARRSAMTNSLVRICGVEGDLVKRALSALIRPSSHQQKRRASFQPRPSRLSVMSKSDES; encoded by the coding sequence atggcgGCAACAGCTAGCGGATCTTCGAGAAGAACCTCAAGCGGACCAGTAGTCCGACCTGCTTCCTCTTCCAGCGGTTTCTACCTTCCTCGCTCGTCTTCTTCGTCAACAACTTTCGCTTATTCCAGCTCCAGCTTTGCCTCTCGCTCCTCTACTTTATTTACCGGCGGCCAACACCACCACCAACAACTCAGATCTATATCTCCTACCCGTGTTAGTATGTACGGAACCACTCCATCTGCCTCTTCCGTTCGTTTCTCGCTTGACCGGCCTACCTCTCCCAACCGGTATATTTCTGCCGTCAATAGTCCCCGCGGCCAGCAAGTGGTGAGAAAATCAAGCACTCCGAAGAGGACTTGTATGTGCTCGCCTACGAATCACCCTGGTTCCTTCCGCTGCAGCCTCCACAAGAATTGCAATAATAATAAGCAGAGCGTAAGTTCTCCAAACACTCGATTAAACGCCCGTAGATCTGCTATGACGAATTCCTTGGTGAGGATTTGTGGAGTAGAGGGAGATTTAGTGAAAAGAGCTTTGTCTGCGTTGATTAGGCCTTCGTCTCACCAGCAAAAGAGGCGCGCGTCCTTCCAGCCACGCCCTAGTCGATTGTCCGTGATGTCCAAATCTGATGAGAGCTAG